Proteins from one Streptomyces sp. NBC_00390 genomic window:
- a CDS encoding DUF1003 domain-containing protein, with protein MGSGDQRPFERGEPKERMPSGATAASRPRARLDVPRAPRRALLPEYDPEAFGRLSEKIARFLGTGRFLVWMTLTIIAWVVWNISAPSDLRFDEYPFIFLTLALSLQASYAAPLILLAQNRQDDRDRVNLEQDRKQNERSIADTEYLTREIAALRMGLGEVATRDWIRSELQDLIKDIEEQRVLFPHGPSRGRDEGDR; from the coding sequence ATGGGTAGCGGCGACCAGAGGCCCTTCGAGCGGGGCGAGCCGAAGGAGCGCATGCCGTCCGGGGCGACCGCGGCGTCGCGACCGCGGGCCCGCCTGGACGTGCCGCGGGCGCCGCGCCGCGCTCTGCTGCCGGAGTACGACCCGGAAGCCTTCGGGCGGCTCTCCGAGAAGATCGCCCGCTTCCTGGGGACGGGGCGCTTCCTCGTCTGGATGACCCTGACGATCATCGCCTGGGTCGTGTGGAACATCAGCGCACCGAGCGACCTGCGCTTCGACGAGTACCCGTTCATCTTTCTCACCCTCGCCCTGTCCCTGCAGGCGTCCTACGCGGCCCCGCTGATCCTGCTGGCGCAGAACCGGCAGGACGACCGCGACCGGGTCAATCTGGAGCAGGACCGCAAGCAGAACGAGCGGTCGATCGCGGACACGGAGTATCTGACCCGGGAGATCGCAGCTCTGCGGATGGGCCTCGGCGAGGTGGCGACCCGGGACTGGATCCGCTCCGAACTGCAGGATCTGATCAAGGACATCGAGGAGCAGCGCGTCCTATTCCCGCACGGCCCCTCTCGGGGACGTGATGAAGGCGACCGCTGA
- a CDS encoding Mrp/NBP35 family ATP-binding protein, translating to MATEDAVLEALATVNDPEINRPITELGMVKSVDIRDGGTVAVTVYLTVSGCPMRETITKNVTDAVARVEGVTRVEVTLDVMSDEQRKDLAASLRGTTAEREVPFAKPGSLTRVYAVASGKGGVGKSSVTVNLAAAMAADGLKVGVVDADIYGHSVPRMLGADGRPTQVENMIMPPSANGVKVISIGMFTPGNAPVVWRGPMLHRALQQFLADVYWGDLDVLLLDLPPGTGDIAISVAQLVPNAEILVVTTPQQAAAEVAERAGSIAVQTHQKIVGVVENMSGLPCPHCDEMVDVFGTGGGQSVAEGLTKTTGANVPVLGSIPIDVRLREGGDEGKPVVLTDPDSPAGSALRAIAGKLGGRQRGLSGMSLGITPRNKF from the coding sequence ATGGCTACGGAAGACGCGGTGCTTGAGGCACTGGCGACGGTGAACGACCCCGAGATCAACCGACCGATCACCGAACTGGGCATGGTGAAGTCGGTCGACATCCGGGACGGCGGCACGGTCGCCGTCACGGTGTACCTCACCGTCTCGGGCTGTCCCATGCGCGAGACGATCACCAAGAACGTGACCGATGCGGTCGCCCGCGTCGAGGGCGTCACCCGCGTCGAGGTCACGCTGGACGTGATGAGCGACGAGCAGCGCAAGGATCTCGCCGCGTCACTGCGGGGCACGACCGCCGAGCGCGAGGTGCCCTTCGCCAAGCCCGGGTCGCTGACCAGGGTGTACGCGGTCGCCTCCGGCAAGGGCGGCGTCGGCAAGTCCTCCGTGACCGTGAACCTGGCCGCCGCCATGGCGGCCGACGGGCTGAAGGTCGGCGTCGTCGACGCCGACATCTACGGGCACAGCGTGCCGCGCATGCTGGGCGCGGACGGCCGTCCCACCCAGGTCGAGAACATGATCATGCCGCCGTCGGCGAACGGCGTGAAGGTCATCTCCATCGGGATGTTCACCCCGGGCAACGCACCGGTCGTGTGGCGCGGCCCGATGCTGCACCGGGCGCTGCAGCAGTTCCTCGCGGACGTGTACTGGGGCGACCTGGACGTCCTGCTGCTGGACCTGCCGCCGGGTACGGGCGACATCGCGATCTCGGTCGCGCAGCTGGTCCCGAACGCGGAGATCCTGGTCGTCACCACGCCGCAGCAGGCGGCCGCGGAGGTCGCCGAACGTGCCGGGTCGATCGCCGTGCAGACACACCAGAAGATCGTCGGTGTGGTCGAGAACATGTCGGGCCTGCCGTGCCCGCACTGCGACGAGATGGTCGATGTCTTCGGTACCGGCGGCGGGCAGAGTGTCGCCGAGGGCCTGACGAAGACGACCGGCGCGAATGTGCCGGTTCTGGGCTCGATCCCGATCGACGTCCGGCTGCGCGAGGGCGGCGACGAGGGCAAGCCGGTCGTGCTGACCGACCCGGACTCGCCCGCCGGTTCGGCGCTGCGTGCGATCGCGGGCAAGCTGGGCGGCCGCCAGCGCGGCCTGTCGGGCATGTCGCTGGGCATCACTCCGCGCAACAAGTTCTGA
- a CDS encoding magnesium and cobalt transport protein CorA has product MSMIRDLRAAVRPALRKSATPYNSYDTTRDPSASSAVVDCAVYRDGERLESASCQTPHEAMLRVREGGGFAWIGLHEPTEEEFAGIAAEFGLHPLAVEDAVHAHQRPKLERYDDTLFTVFKTIHYVEHAELTATSEVVETGEVMCFTGRDFVITVRHGGKGSLRALRHGLQKDTELLAKGPSAVLHAIADHVVDGYIAVAAAVQDDIDEVEIDVFSAPAKGSPRGSDAGRIYQLKREVLEFKRAVSPLLRPMQLLSERPMRLVDPDIQKYFRDVADHLARVQEEVIGFDELLNSILQANLAQATVAQNEDMRKITSWAAIIAVPTAVCGVYGMNFEYMPELEWKYGYPMVLTGIIAVCFTIHRTLKRNGWL; this is encoded by the coding sequence ATGTCGATGATCCGTGACCTGCGCGCAGCGGTCCGCCCCGCCCTGCGCAAGAGCGCCACCCCGTACAACAGCTACGACACCACGCGTGACCCGTCCGCCTCCAGCGCGGTCGTCGACTGCGCCGTCTATCGCGACGGGGAGCGGCTGGAGAGCGCGTCCTGCCAGACACCGCACGAAGCGATGCTGCGGGTGCGGGAGGGCGGCGGCTTCGCCTGGATCGGGCTGCACGAGCCGACGGAGGAGGAGTTCGCCGGTATCGCGGCGGAGTTCGGGCTGCACCCGCTGGCCGTGGAGGACGCGGTCCACGCCCACCAGCGACCCAAGCTGGAGCGGTACGACGACACGCTGTTCACCGTCTTCAAGACCATCCACTACGTGGAGCACGCCGAGCTGACCGCGACCAGCGAGGTCGTCGAGACCGGCGAGGTGATGTGCTTCACCGGGCGGGACTTCGTCATCACCGTGCGGCACGGCGGCAAGGGGTCCCTGCGGGCCCTGCGGCACGGGCTGCAGAAGGACACCGAACTGCTGGCGAAGGGCCCCTCGGCGGTGCTGCACGCCATCGCCGACCACGTCGTCGACGGCTACATCGCGGTGGCCGCGGCCGTGCAGGACGACATCGACGAGGTCGAGATCGACGTGTTCTCCGCGCCTGCCAAGGGAAGCCCGCGCGGCAGCGACGCCGGGCGGATCTACCAGCTCAAGCGCGAGGTGCTGGAGTTCAAGCGGGCCGTCTCCCCGCTGCTGCGCCCGATGCAGCTTCTCAGCGAGCGGCCGATGCGGCTGGTCGACCCGGACATCCAAAAGTACTTCCGCGACGTCGCCGACCACCTGGCCCGGGTGCAGGAGGAGGTCATCGGCTTCGACGAACTGCTGAACTCGATCCTCCAGGCCAACCTGGCGCAGGCGACGGTGGCGCAGAACGAGGACATGCGCAAGATCACCTCATGGGCGGCGATCATCGCCGTCCCGACGGCGGTCTGCGGGGTCTACGGCATGAATTTCGAGTACATGCCGGAACTGGAGTGGAAGTACGGCTACCCCATGGTGCTCACCGGCATCATCGCCGTCTGTTTCACCATCCACCGCACTCTCAAGCGCAACGGCTGGCTGTAG
- a CDS encoding magnesium transporter MgtE N-terminal domain-containing protein has product MAAGVPRVFVSHLAGVPVFDPNGDQVGRVRDLVAMLRVGRRPPRLLGLVVEVISRRRIFLPMTRVTGVESGQVITTGVLNMRRFEQRPTERLVLGELLDRRVELVESGEVATVLDVSIQQLPARRDWEIDKVFVRKGKGGALRRKGETLTVEWSAVTGFSLEEHGQGAESLLATFEQLRAADLANVLHHLSPKRRAEVAAALDDDRLADVLEELPDDDQVEILGKLKQERAADVLEAMDPDDAADLLSELPEEDKEQLLALMRPHEAADVRRLLSYEERTAGGLMTTEPIVLRPDATVADALARVRQRDLSPALAAQVYVCRPPDETPTGKYLGTVHFQRLLRDPPFALVSSIVDNDLPPLAPDTSLPAVTSYLAAYNLVAAPVVDESGALLGAVTVDDVLDHLLPEDWRETEFEAFSSGEEAVDG; this is encoded by the coding sequence ATGGCGGCAGGCGTGCCTCGTGTCTTCGTCTCGCACCTCGCGGGCGTCCCGGTCTTCGACCCCAACGGCGACCAGGTGGGCCGCGTGCGCGACCTGGTGGCGATGCTGCGTGTCGGCCGCCGGCCGCCCCGGCTGCTCGGTCTGGTCGTCGAGGTCATCAGCCGCCGCCGCATCTTTCTGCCCATGACCCGCGTGACCGGCGTCGAGTCGGGCCAGGTCATCACCACCGGTGTGCTGAACATGCGCCGGTTCGAGCAGCGTCCGACCGAGCGGCTGGTGCTGGGCGAACTGCTCGACCGGCGGGTGGAGCTGGTGGAGAGCGGCGAGGTGGCCACCGTCCTCGATGTGTCGATCCAGCAGCTGCCGGCCCGCCGCGATTGGGAGATCGACAAGGTCTTCGTACGCAAGGGCAAGGGCGGGGCGCTGCGCCGCAAGGGCGAGACGCTGACCGTCGAGTGGTCGGCCGTCACCGGCTTCTCGCTGGAGGAGCACGGACAGGGCGCGGAGAGCCTGCTCGCCACGTTCGAGCAGCTGCGCGCGGCCGACCTCGCCAATGTGCTGCACCATCTGTCGCCGAAGCGACGCGCCGAGGTGGCCGCCGCCCTCGACGACGACCGGCTCGCCGATGTGCTCGAGGAGCTCCCGGACGACGACCAGGTGGAGATCCTCGGCAAGCTGAAGCAGGAGCGGGCGGCCGACGTGCTGGAGGCCATGGACCCCGACGACGCCGCCGACCTGCTGTCCGAACTGCCCGAGGAGGACAAGGAGCAGCTGCTGGCGCTGATGCGGCCGCACGAGGCCGCGGATGTACGGCGGCTGCTGTCGTACGAGGAGCGCACGGCGGGCGGCCTGATGACCACGGAGCCGATCGTGCTGCGGCCGGACGCCACGGTGGCGGACGCCCTGGCACGGGTGCGCCAGCGGGACCTGTCCCCCGCCCTCGCCGCACAGGTGTACGTGTGCCGGCCGCCGGACGAGACGCCGACCGGAAAGTACCTGGGCACGGTGCACTTCCAGCGGCTGCTGCGCGATCCGCCGTTCGCGCTGGTCAGCTCCATCGTGGACAACGATCTTCCGCCGCTGGCGCCGGACACGTCGCTGCCCGCCGTGACCAGTTATCTCGCGGCGTACAACCTGGTCGCGGCGCCCGTCGTCGACGAGAGCGGTGCACTGCTGGGGGCCGTGACCGTCGACGACGTGCTGGACCATCTGCTCCCGGAGGACTGGCGCGAGACGGAGTTCGAGGCGTTCTCCTCCGGCGAGGAGGCCGTCGATGGGTAG